In the Maribacter sp. MJ134 genome, one interval contains:
- a CDS encoding C-type lectin domain-containing protein: MKKSSPIRVLLVFCFLILVNVSSAQDTFADNFEVRSYSNNDGSVNFSGIWQETGETNNSTAGRIRIDNNASNRRLRFTNLDGRFITRTLDLSAYIDATLTLDFERTNGDETITVQLFDGTSFINVGILSGTGSFSYDLNPNEISADSAIRFIATDGDWDGNQERIFIDNLLITAQLPNQPPVVAGSGNQIYCPSGSVPIAESINITDPDDTTTTAVYIQISSGYVNGEDLLSLTGTHPSITATWDATQGEITLQGPATYTEFENAILATEFSSSASSPSGTRQFSITVGEANYLPSTQHYYEFVSDPGISWTDAQIAASNRTYFGLQGYLVTLTSQQEADFSGSQASGFGWIGATDAAVEGEWRWVTGPEAGTQFWQGLANGTELTFANWNGGEPNNVGGGGEDYAHIAAASVIRGGAPIGAWNDLPNNGGGGAYASQGYVVEYGDMSGDPVLNLTATTTINISSCTVITNRRITLRVKKD, from the coding sequence ATGAAAAAATCTTCTCCCATAAGAGTTTTATTGGTATTCTGCTTTTTGATACTGGTCAATGTGAGCAGTGCTCAGGATACATTTGCCGATAATTTTGAAGTTCGAAGCTATTCTAACAATGATGGTTCTGTAAATTTTTCCGGAATATGGCAGGAGACAGGCGAGACTAACAATTCCACTGCGGGTAGAATACGTATTGACAACAATGCGAGTAATCGCAGACTGCGTTTCACCAATCTAGACGGTAGGTTTATTACCCGAACCCTTGACTTATCCGCCTATATCGATGCTACATTAACGCTTGATTTTGAACGTACGAATGGAGATGAGACTATTACCGTTCAGTTGTTTGATGGTACCAGTTTTATAAATGTCGGTATCTTGTCTGGAACGGGAAGTTTCAGCTATGATTTAAATCCTAATGAAATAAGTGCTGATTCTGCCATACGATTTATAGCTACCGATGGTGACTGGGACGGGAACCAGGAGCGCATTTTTATAGACAATTTGCTTATAACGGCGCAGCTACCAAATCAGCCTCCGGTTGTTGCTGGTTCTGGAAATCAAATCTATTGTCCTAGTGGTTCGGTACCCATAGCTGAAAGCATAAATATAACTGACCCTGACGATACCACCACCACGGCCGTATACATACAAATTTCTAGCGGATATGTTAATGGGGAAGATTTATTGTCCCTTACGGGGACTCATCCTAGCATAACCGCAACATGGGATGCAACACAAGGAGAAATAACCCTACAGGGACCAGCAACCTATACAGAATTTGAAAATGCAATTTTAGCTACAGAATTTTCCTCTAGTGCATCTTCTCCTTCTGGTACACGACAGTTTTCCATAACTGTTGGCGAAGCCAATTATTTGCCAAGTACACAACATTATTATGAATTCGTGTCCGACCCAGGAATTAGCTGGACCGATGCCCAAATAGCAGCAAGTAATAGGACTTATTTTGGATTACAAGGCTACTTAGTGACCCTAACTTCGCAGCAGGAAGCAGATTTTTCTGGGTCGCAGGCAAGTGGTTTTGGTTGGATTGGTGCAACGGATGCTGCAGTTGAAGGAGAATGGCGCTGGGTCACCGGTCCGGAAGCAGGAACACAGTTTTGGCAGGGTCTGGCTAACGGAACGGAGTTGACTTTTGCAAATTGGAACGGGGGAGAGCCTAATAATGTTGGGGGTGGAGGAGAGGATTATGCCCATATTGCGGCCGCTTCTGTCATTCGTGGTGGTGCTCCAATAGGTGCTTGGAACGATTTGCCCAATAATGGAGGAGGAGGCGCCTACGCTTCTCAGGGATATGTGGTAGAGTATGGAGATATGAGTGGAGACCCAGTTTTAAATCTCACCGCGACCACAACCATAAATATTAGCAGTTGCACAGTGATTACGAATAGAAGAATCACATTAAGAGTTAAAAAGGATTAG
- a CDS encoding NAD(P)/FAD-dependent oxidoreductase produces the protein MIKTLQIRLSLQEEAQEGILKKKAAKYLSLEEQTFSLKIVRKSIDARKPKIVFNYKLLAYINEHVPEDKFNFDYKDVSKSKKVHIIGFGPAGMWAALRCLELGYKPVVLERGKNVQERRRDLKAINQDHLVHEDSNYCFGEGGAGTYSDGKLYTRSLKRGDVRRVFESLVYHGATEEILVDAHPHIGTNKLPKIVQNIRETIIDRGGEVHFNTKVTDFHIQNNTIKSLVLNDTDEMQVNRVILATGHSARDIFYLLNDKNISLKAKSFAMGVRVEHPQHIIDSIQYHCKGRRDELLPAAAYSLVQQVKNRGVYSFCMCPGGFIVPAATAPGEVVVNGMSPSKRNNLYANSGIVVEINIDQDIPKFEKFGALKGLEYQKNLERLAFTSGGRSQTAPAQRLTDFVEGTLSTDLNSTSYQPGLNSAPMHSLLPKLIGSRLRQGFAEFGKKMKGYYTAEANIIGVESRTSSPVTIPRNEHLEHPEIKGLFPCGEGGGYAGGIVSAAMDGERCAEAAVVDL, from the coding sequence GTGATTAAAACCCTACAAATACGACTATCACTTCAAGAGGAAGCCCAAGAAGGTATTTTGAAGAAGAAAGCTGCAAAATATTTAAGTCTTGAGGAGCAAACTTTTTCGTTAAAAATCGTACGGAAGTCCATAGATGCGAGAAAACCAAAAATCGTTTTTAATTACAAACTGTTAGCATATATCAATGAGCATGTTCCCGAGGATAAATTCAACTTTGATTATAAGGACGTCTCCAAATCCAAAAAAGTACACATCATCGGTTTTGGTCCGGCAGGTATGTGGGCTGCGCTACGATGTCTGGAGTTAGGCTATAAACCTGTAGTGCTAGAGCGTGGTAAAAATGTTCAGGAAAGAAGAAGGGACTTAAAAGCGATAAATCAAGACCACCTTGTTCACGAAGACTCAAACTATTGTTTTGGTGAAGGTGGTGCAGGTACGTATTCCGACGGTAAATTATACACAAGAAGTTTAAAACGAGGCGATGTAAGGCGGGTGTTCGAAAGTTTGGTCTATCACGGGGCTACTGAGGAGATTCTTGTTGACGCACACCCACATATAGGCACGAACAAGCTTCCAAAAATTGTGCAGAATATCCGTGAAACAATTATCGATAGAGGTGGCGAAGTTCATTTTAATACCAAAGTCACAGACTTTCATATCCAAAACAACACTATTAAATCGCTTGTTTTAAACGATACCGATGAAATGCAAGTAAACCGTGTTATTTTAGCAACAGGTCACTCTGCACGTGATATTTTTTATCTCCTGAACGATAAAAATATTAGCCTGAAAGCGAAATCTTTCGCGATGGGGGTTCGTGTAGAACACCCACAACACATCATAGATTCCATACAATATCATTGTAAGGGCAGGCGAGACGAACTGTTGCCTGCGGCAGCATATAGTCTAGTGCAACAGGTTAAAAATAGGGGCGTATATTCCTTTTGTATGTGCCCTGGAGGTTTTATAGTTCCCGCAGCTACAGCACCTGGTGAAGTGGTGGTAAACGGAATGTCACCTTCAAAACGCAATAACCTGTATGCCAATTCCGGTATTGTCGTGGAGATAAATATTGATCAGGATATTCCCAAGTTTGAAAAATTTGGAGCCCTTAAAGGATTGGAATATCAGAAAAACTTGGAAAGATTGGCATTCACATCTGGTGGAAGAAGCCAAACCGCTCCAGCGCAACGTTTAACGGATTTTGTGGAAGGAACGCTCTCAACCGACCTTAACTCTACCTCCTATCAACCGGGTTTAAACTCGGCTCCAATGCACTCATTACTGCCCAAACTTATAGGTAGTCGTCTAAGGCAGGGATTTGCTGAATTCGGTAAAAAAATGAAGGGCTATTATACGGCAGAGGCCAATATTATCGGGGTAGAATCCAGAACCTCATCTCCGGTAACCATTCCCAGGAACGAGCACTTGGAGCATCCAGAAATCAAGGGGCTTTTTCCATGCGGCGAAGGTGGTGGTTATGCCGGTGGTATCGTATCTGCCGCAATGGATGGTGAACGCTGTGCGGAAGCAGCTGTAGTAGATTTATAA
- a CDS encoding DUF2141 domain-containing protein, producing MKKLMTLAIFFGFLIITAQEKKSGTIQLQIDNMENDKGQMLIGLYDSEDNWLSKIYVGKVAKITDGSAEITFKNVPLGVYAISVFHDEDNNGKLKTFLGIPTESTGSSNNAPARFGPPKWEDAKFTLTEKTVHQKISL from the coding sequence ATGAAAAAATTGATGACGCTTGCAATATTCTTTGGTTTTTTAATAATCACCGCTCAGGAAAAGAAGTCTGGGACAATACAACTTCAAATTGATAATATGGAGAATGACAAAGGTCAGATGCTAATTGGGCTATACGATTCAGAGGACAATTGGCTTAGCAAAATCTATGTGGGTAAGGTTGCCAAAATTACCGACGGAAGCGCTGAGATAACGTTCAAAAATGTACCGTTGGGCGTTTATGCCATTTCCGTTTTTCATGATGAGGATAACAACGGTAAATTGAAAACTTTTCTTGGAATTCCTACAGAAAGTACCGGTTCTTCTAACAATGCACCCGCACGGTTTGGACCACCAAAATGGGAGGATGCCAAATTTACGCTTACCGAGAAAACAGTTCATCAAAAAATATCACTTTAA
- a CDS encoding DEAD/DEAH box helicase encodes MTFKELGLAEPILKALEAEGYTTPTPIQEQAIPILLKGKDLLGVAQTGTGKTAAFGIPILHHLYEGISLRQNKRKIKALVVTPTRELAIQIGESFTAYGKHTGLRNTVIFGGVKQGKQVNALRGGIDILIATPGRLLDLMNQGFITFRDLEFVVLDEADQMLDMGFIHDIKKIIAKLPPQRQSLFFSATMPKTIVELSTKMLGDFERVTIKPEQATAEKVEQGVYFVSKPNKPKLLVHLLQEKLNESVLVFSRTKHGANKIVKKLAQADIRSAAIHGNKSQAARQKALGAFKDGKLKVLVATDIAARGIDVEELSLVVNYDLPNVSETYVHRIGRTGRASASGIALSFCDLEERAYLRDIEKLIKQQVPRMPEHPFTDADSEQESPSQPRIPKSSNRTRNNKNKNRSGNSNFRGRNNRNSNNNRNRNKGGSSEKSNS; translated from the coding sequence ATGACTTTTAAAGAACTCGGCCTTGCCGAACCTATACTAAAAGCCTTAGAAGCAGAAGGCTATACCACACCGACACCTATTCAAGAACAAGCGATTCCTATCTTATTAAAAGGAAAGGACCTATTGGGCGTTGCCCAAACGGGAACCGGTAAAACAGCTGCTTTTGGTATTCCCATTCTACACCATTTGTACGAAGGAATTTCATTGCGCCAGAATAAGCGTAAAATTAAAGCCCTTGTGGTAACACCAACACGAGAACTCGCCATACAGATAGGAGAAAGTTTTACCGCTTATGGCAAACATACGGGCCTACGGAACACTGTTATTTTTGGTGGGGTCAAACAAGGCAAACAGGTAAATGCACTACGAGGAGGTATAGATATTCTCATTGCCACTCCAGGTCGTTTATTAGACCTTATGAACCAAGGGTTTATCACATTTAGGGACCTAGAATTTGTTGTTTTGGATGAGGCCGACCAAATGCTGGATATGGGCTTTATACATGATATTAAAAAAATTATTGCAAAGCTACCTCCTCAAAGACAGTCGCTATTTTTCTCGGCCACCATGCCAAAAACCATAGTGGAACTTTCCACCAAAATGCTGGGGGATTTTGAGCGGGTCACTATAAAACCCGAACAGGCAACGGCGGAAAAGGTGGAACAAGGGGTCTATTTTGTAAGCAAACCCAACAAACCTAAGTTATTAGTGCATCTTTTACAGGAAAAACTGAACGAATCCGTTCTTGTTTTTTCACGTACCAAACACGGTGCTAACAAGATTGTGAAAAAACTGGCTCAGGCGGATATACGGTCTGCGGCAATTCATGGAAATAAGTCGCAGGCAGCTAGGCAAAAGGCATTAGGTGCTTTCAAGGACGGAAAACTTAAAGTTCTTGTAGCCACCGATATCGCAGCTCGGGGCATAGATGTGGAAGAACTTTCCCTAGTGGTGAACTATGACCTACCTAATGTTTCGGAAACATATGTGCATCGTATCGGTAGAACGGGGCGTGCCAGCGCCAGTGGTATCGCGCTGTCGTTTTGTGATTTGGAAGAACGTGCCTATTTAAGGGACATAGAGAAACTTATAAAACAACAGGTTCCCCGTATGCCAGAACATCCTTTTACGGATGCAGATTCCGAGCAAGAAAGTCCAAGTCAGCCAAGGATACCAAAAAGTTCTAATCGCACTAGAAATAACAAAAACAAAAACCGTTCTGGAAATTCAAATTTTAGAGGAAGAAACAACAGAAACTCCAACAATAACAGAAACAGAAACAAGGGAGGGTCGTCCGAAAAGTCAAACTCCTAG